Proteins from one Setaria italica strain Yugu1 chromosome V, Setaria_italica_v2.0, whole genome shotgun sequence genomic window:
- the LOC101762065 gene encoding uncharacterized protein LOC101762065, with translation MTTLSMKLLIDRKAQRLLFAEASKDVVDFLFSLLVLPVGAAVKLLGKEAAAGSVGNLYGSVEGLDYAYVQPGAAKDALLRPAVLSSPDGSSLLRLPAPPPCGQPRSLYRCTSIFNSSCRTYITDAYGKACPTCGNQMAAAAQYLPPAGQQVAAAAGFVQGVVTYTVMDDLTVTPMSAISTFTLLNAFAVTDLAALQEKTVQLGYNEGLEILRASLQSKTVLTDVFLGMKGPGEGA, from the exons ATGACGACGCTTAGCATGAAGCTCCTCATCGACAGGAAGGCGCAGCGCCTGCTGTTCGCGGAGGCGAGCAAGGACGTCGTGGacttcctcttctccctcctcgtcctgcccgtcggcgccgccgtcaaGCTGCTGGGGAAGGAGGCCGCGGCTGGCAGCGTCGGCAACCTCTACGGCAGCGTCGAGGGCCTCGACTACGCCTACGTCCAGCCCGGCGCGGCCAAGGACGCGCTCCTCCGCCCCGCCGTGCTCTCCTCGCCCGACggttcctccctcctccgcttgccggcgccgccgccgtgcgggcAGCCCAGGAGCCTGTACAGGTGCACGAGCATCTTCAACAGCAGCTGCCGCACCTACATCACGGACGCGTACGGCAAGGCGTGCCCGACCTGCGGCAAccagatggcggcggcggcgcagtacCTCCCGCCGGCGGGGCAgcaggtggccgcggcggcggggttcgTGCAGGGCGTCGTGACGTACACGGTGATGGACGACCTGACGGTGACGCCCATGTCCGCCATCTCCACCTTCACGCTGCTCAACGCCTTCGCGGTCACCGACCTCGCCGCGCTGCAGGAGAAGACCGTGCAGCTTGGCTACAACGAG GGTTTAGAGATTCTCAGGGCCTCGCTGCAGTCCAAAACCGTACTCACTGATGTTTTCCTCGGCATGAAGGGTCCCGGTGAAGGTGCCTGA
- the LOC101762481 gene encoding uncharacterized protein LOC101762481, with amino-acid sequence MATAAALRMKLLIDKKAQRVLFAEASKDVVDFLFSLLAMPIATAVKLLGKESMVGCVGNLYASVDKLESIYVQNGASKDALLCPTVLSSSNSLLCLPEKSLYTNTGHANCGLYITARRGSACLTCYSGMTAAAQVLPAAAHGFVLGIVTFMVKDDLSVTSMSAVSTLLNTFAVRDVGDLQEKTVQLGYNEGLAILKASLQSKTVLTDVFLGDKKAPVLAA; translated from the exons ATGGCAACCGCCGCTGCGCTGCGCATGAAGCTCCTCATCGACAAGAAGGCGCAGCGGGTGCTGTTCGCGGAGGCGAGCAAGGACGTCGTCGacttcctcttctccctcctcgccATGCCCATCGCCACGGCCGTCAAGCTTCTTGGGAAGGAATCCATGGTCGGCTGCGTCGGCAACCTCTACGCCAGCGTCGACAAGCTCGAATCAATCTACGTCCAGAACGGCGCCTCCAAGGACGCGCTGCTCTGCCCCACCGTGCTCTCGTCCAGCAACTCGCTTCTCTGCCTGCCGGAGAAGTCCCTGTACACCAACACTGGCCACGCCAACTGCGGCTTGTACATCACGGCACGGCGCGGCAGCGCGTGCCTGACCTGTTACTCcgggatgacggcggcggctcaggttctcccggcggcggcgcatgggTTCGTGCTGGGCATCGTGACGTTCATGGTGAAGGACGACCTCTCCGTCACCTCCATGTCCGCCGTCTCCACCCTGCTCAACACCTTCGCCGTGAGGGACGTCGGCGATCTCCAGGAGAAGACGGTGCAGCTCGGCTACAACGAG GGTTTGGCGATTCTGAAGGCCTCGCTGCAGTCCAAGACCGTCCTGACCGATGTCTTCCTCGGCGACAAGAAGGCTCCCGTTCTTGCTGCTTGA
- the LOC101762882 gene encoding uncharacterized protein LOC101762882, translating to MAASRSLTTLRMKLLVDTRGQRVLFAEASKEVVDFLFSLLALPVGAVAMLLGQEDAAATGGSVGGLYRSVVNLERSFAQPGADMDALLLPAVPPPAAGCVGSLLRLPDASARPRCPSCGGRPPLAESGVQPSRSSVPNGSPADAGGFVRGNMTYMVRDDLAVAPMSTISSISVFNALAVRGLGAVHERTVQIGHTEALKILKASFESKTVLTDVFLRGRAPAPGTLAR from the coding sequence ATGGCGGCCTCCAGGAGCCTCACCACGCTGAGGATGAAGCTCCTCGTCGACACGCGGGGCCAGCGCGTGCTGTTCGCGGAGGCGAGCAAGGAGGTCGTCGatttcctcttctccctcctcgcgCTGCCGGTGGGCGCGGTGGCCATGCTGCTCGGGCAGGAGGACGCCGCTGCGACCGGCGGCAGCGTCGGCGGCCTCTACCGCAGCGTCGTGAACCTCGAGCGCTCCTTCGCCCAGCCCGGCGCCGACATGgacgcgctcctcctccccgccgtgccaccgccggcggccggctgcGTCGGCTCCCTCCTCCGGCTTCCCGACGCGAGCGCGCGCCCCAGGTGCCCGTCCTGCGGCGGCCGGCCGCCACTGGCAGAGAGTGGCGTGCAGCCCAGCCGGTCGTCGGTACCGAACGGTTCCCCCGCGGACGCGGGAGGGTTCGTGCGGGGCAACATGACGTACATGGTGAGGGACGACCTCGCCGTCGCGCCCATGTCCACCATCTCCAGCATCTCCGTGTTCAACGCCCTGGCGGTGAGGGGTCTCGGCGCTGTGCACGAGAGGACCGTGCAGATCGGGCACACGGAGGCTCTCAAGATTCTCAAGGCCTCGTTCGAGTCCAAGACCGTCCTCACCGATGTCTTCCTCCGCGGCAGAGCTCCAGCTCCAGGCACGCTAGCTCGCTAG
- the LOC101763293 gene encoding uncharacterized protein LOC101763293: MATTTTAAALSMKLLIDRKAQRVLFAETSKEVVDFLFSLLALPVATVVKLVGKEAMVGCVGNLYASVDKLDSTYFQPGAAKDALLYPTVLSSAASATLLRLPAAPPSPGQPKTSYRCTNTYNSNCRTYIADTHGKACPTCGIQMTTAAQYLQSTGPDGSGQAVPKPEQSKGFVQGIVTYTVLDNLTVTPMSTISGITMLNTFAVTDLGDLQEKTVKLGYNEGLAILKASLQSKTVLTDVFLTSNKKSSARGRA, translated from the exons ATGGCAACCacgaccaccgccgccgcgctgagCATGAAGCTCCTCATCGACCGGAAGGCGCAGCGGGTGCTGTTCGCGGAGACGAGCAAGGAGGTCGTCGacttcctcttctccctcctcgcccTCCCCGTCGCCACGGTGGTGAAGCTGGTGGGGAAGGAAGCCATGGTGGGCTGCGTCGGCAACCTCTACGCCAGCGTCGACAAGCTCGACTCCACCTACTTCCAGCCCGGCGCCGCCAAGGACGCGCTCCTCTACCCCACCGTGCTTTCGTCGGCGGCAAGCGCCACCCTCCTCCGcctgccggcggcgccgccgtcccccggGCAGCCGAAGACCTCGTACAGATGCACGAACACCTACAACAGCAACTGCCGCACCTACATCGCTGACACGCACGGCAAGGCGTGCCCGACCTGCGGCATCCAGATGACGACGGCAGCGCAGTATCTCCAGTCGACGGGGCCCGACGGCTCCGGCCAGGCGGTGCCGAAGCCCGAGCAATCGAAAGGTTTCGTGCAGGGCATCGTGACGTACACGGTGCTGGACAACCTGACGGTGACGCCCATGTCCACCATCTCTGGCATCACCATGCTCAACACCTTTGCGGTTACGGACCTCGGCGATCTCCAGGAGAAGACTGTCAAGCTCGGCTACAACGAG GGCTTGGCGATCCTCAAGGCGTCGCTGCAGTCCAAGACCGTCCTCACCGACGTCTTCCTCACCAGCAACAAGAAGTCCTCCGCCCGCGGTCGTGCTTGA